A region of the Ranitomeya imitator isolate aRanImi1 chromosome 10, aRanImi1.pri, whole genome shotgun sequence genome:
TTAGAGAAGCACGAgtccactttattattattatttattgttatagcgccatttattccatggagctgtacatgtgaggaggggtatacataataaaaacaagtacaataatcttgaacaatacaagtcacaactggtacaggaggagagaggatcctgcccgcgaaggctcacaatctacaagggatgggtgaggatacagtaggtgagaggaccctgcccgcgagggctcacaatctacaagggatgggtgagaatacagtaggtgaggatagagctggtcatgcagcggtttggtagatcggtggttactgcaggttgtaggcttgtcggaagaggtgggtcttcaggttctttttgaaggtttcgatggtaggcgagagtctgatgtgttgtggtagagggttccagagtaggggtgatacgcgagagaaatcttgatgATGAGTTATTTATTTTTGGACCCTATAGAGCCCCTTCATTCAACGGAAGATTCAGGATCTGCATGAGTCTGATCTGCAGGGTGGCGCTATTAAAGGGGCATCTTCATCTGGAGTGTCCTTTTCAAGAGGAAATAAGAATATATTTTCTTGTCTTCATAATTTGCTCTTACCTCTAAGTTGGGAATCGTGATAAAGAACTCACATTTACTCATGCTGCATCATTCTGACAAAcggtgaatattattttttttcttctgggaAATCGCGCACCTGTTATGGTAAATAGAACAGCGATTCGGTGCCCAGTGGACATTAATATTTATGTAGAGCAGTAGTTAATCAGCCTTCACGTTTGCATTTCCTCCATTTATTCCATGTAGTTACTGTTCAACCAAGCGCCCCGAGCTTCCGACGCAGATTATCAACATGATTCCAGGTCACAGAACATAGAAACCCAGTAAAATTTGCAactgactgtttttttttaaacataggtACTAAATAGATATTTTGATTAAGAGGATTATTTGGGTTTGCTCTGTTACCCCTAAAAGCTGCATTGCTTTTGTATTATAACAAGGTGCAATGTTAGAAGAATGGAGAACAGACCTATAGAAAACCAGATATTCGAGGAATGTGCTAAATTGTGTTGTCATAAAatgtcatcaccgatcctccatcaAATTTCCCAATGGGTGCAaggcactgtggcttgtacgcctttccaggtctccgtctaaccattagatgaccaggtgttgatctggggaggcctcagcaaggctggaattgggcaggttgttctttgcgaaggacgtatgaatcaagccgcatacaaggttatcctggaaaaactgtTGATTTCTTCtgatcaggcaatgttccccaactctgaggacaggtttttccagcaggacaatgcgggaTGCCACAGAGCTAGGTCAATGaaagtgtggatgaaggaccaccacatcaaatccctgtcatggccgcccaatctccagaccggaaccccgttgaaaacctctggaatgtaatcaagaggatgatggatagtcacaagccatcaaacaaagaagaactgcttacatttttgtaccaggagtggcataaggtcacccagaagcagcgtgaaagactggtggaaagctgccaagacgcatgaatgctgtgattaaaaatcatggttattccacaaaatattgatttctgaactcttcctgagataaaacattagtattgttgtttctaaatgattatgaactttttttttgcattatttaaggtctgcaagcaaagcatttttttgttattttgaccatttctcattttcagaaaataaatacaaaatttattgcttggaacttcgaagacctgttgtcagtagtttatggaataaaataacaattgacattttactcaataatatacctattaagagaaaaatcagacaaactgaaaattttgcagtggtctcttattttttgccagagctgtatacagcaGCCTCAGGTCGCTCtagtgatgtctatactgcagctccatatctcctgtgatgtctatgccactgtcccagcatctcctgtggtgTATATACTCCAGTCCCAGTGTATGCTATGTGATATATATACTTCAGccacggtgtctcctatgtgatgtatatacaacagtctcagtgtcttctatgtgatatgtatacagcagtcccagtgtctcaGATGTGATATATACAACAGTCTCTTCGTCTCCTATGTGAAAtctatacagcagtcccagcgtttcagatgtgatgtatacagcagtctcactgtctcctatgtaatgtatactaTAGATCTCCCACTtcttgagttctataaatgtaatGGGAGCAGTGTTGACTTTCCCACtgtgaggagacctgcagtgtaaCATACGTCTGTGTTCAGTACAACTTACTGATGtgagtttttacaaaacttatcatTACAAATGGTAATAGTTTCCTGATTCCTTTAGCTGGGTATTAATACTAAATTCTTCTTATAGCTGCCCTTTCAGTGAATATAATAGGATTCCCCAGTGATAAAGTTTGGGAGGTAAAAAAGACTGGGACTTTCGAGACTGGTGAACCCTTTTATCCTTTAACACGTAATAAACCAATTTACGAATATAAGCTATTCCATATGCATATTATACAGCGTTAATCTATGTCTTAAAATATATGGTCACTTTTTAATTTTATGTAGTATTAAGGTCCAAAATTTTATTTTGATTCCTTTTTAATATATCCTGAAACTATAGGGGCGGTATTATGTAAGCAGTCTTAAAGATTAACTGATTTTCTTGCCCAATCATAGGCCAGCTTTCATTTTATGACATCCGTGCTCTAATTGGCTGAAGGTTTTTCTTTATTAGGATGCTTTCATTAATTGCCCCCATAGCATCAATAGAAAGCTTTATGGTAAAGATTCTCTGAACCTGGTGGACTCTTTCAACTAAGAGTTGCCTTAGAGGGTATTTTCGTTAGACTCGCACTTTCTAACCGACATAGAGCATGGCTCCGATCTATTGTCTGTACTCTTGAGGAAAGCATCATTTAACACCGCCTGGAAGATGGACACTATAGACTTCTTGAAGATATTTTTAAACTTTTCCACAATGAAAAGATATAGGATTGGAGTGAAACAGGCGTTAAAGCAAGCCGATATGGTGGCAAAGACCTTTAGAGCTTGTAGGGTTGTCTTTCCGAACGATCCCTTCTCGATGCTCATTCCATACGACAAGTGATAGGGCGTCCAAGAGATAAAGAAAGATATTATAGCAACTGTTATTATTTTATAAGGCTTCTTGGATTTTGTGAAGTTTTCTTTTTTAATCTTGAAGGCAATTTTAAGGTAGCATATAGTGATAATAACTAAAGGGATGAAGAATCCTCCCAACAGTCGAAGGAATAGCATGATCCATTTGACCTTGGTTTCATATACTAAGTCTTGTTTACCAGTGAGGGCGTAGTCATTGTAACAAATGGTTATGTTCTTTTCATGACGCACCCGTCGAAAGGCAAGATATGGAGAACCACATAAAAAAGCTAaaccccaaagtaaaaggcagatCACTGAAGatttgtgagcgtgcatgtgtttcCTGTAAAAATGAGGGTGAAAAACCAACCAGTACCGGTCAACGCTGATGATGGTGAGGAAGAATACAGATCCGTACATACTGAGGGACAAAAGGAAATTTAAGAATTTACACATGAATTCTCCTAGAACCCAGTGAGGACTGTACAAAAGCATAACAGCCAAAAAAGGTATGATGAAAATGAAGATTAAATTGCAGAGAATGAGGTGGGAAAACCAGATGATGTTGAGGTTTCTTCTCATCCTAAAGCACAAGATCCAGAGATGGAGAGCGTTGATGACCAATCCAAAGAGGAACGTGATCAGAAGAAATGGTAGACAGATGATGCTTGAGGTTGAAAATACTTTGAAGTTTTCCTCGTTGATTGTGTTGTTATTGGAGAAATTTCCCATCATTGTGAACAAAATcctaaagaaacaaaaaagaaaaacattatgcATTTGAGTTCTAAGGAAAGCTAAAAGAAAGTTTCTCTACACCTCCACCACCACTGTACTGTATGTTACAATAACCTTTCAGCATTTTATAGGATGCCTTGCATTTTGTAAAAACATTTCACCCGCTCATGAGCCGTAAGTGAAGGCTCTCGATCGAAGAGTCAAGCTGACCATGACCCAAACCTGCCCAACATTGGAGAGTTTGCGCTACTTCAAGTCCACGCATGTGCAGTTGTCTTCTAGTTCCATTGCATGCACAGTCAGGCTGGCTTGGTGTACCTGTCCTTGCTTCATCTGTAGACTAAGCCACCAGCTTGCCACACGAGAACTTGACATGAGGTATACTCAGAAATGTCAGTCAAACAGATTAGGAAGGACGTGGCGAACTTGACTCTTCTCCGGAGCTTCTCCATTCACTTAACTCAAGCAAATACATGCTTGATTTTGTACTAAATTCTACTGTACTTTTGCAAGTAAGAACACTTTATAAAGCAGAAGATGTTCTGGTTACTCCCTCAATAAGGAAGACAAAGTTGACCTTGAAGGGAATGTCCACTTTGGCCATTAGCCCGAAGCTCCTCACAGGATGATTTTTTAATTACAATAACCCTTAACTTTTAGATGTAATTTCTGCTGGAAGCTCAGTTTACCTGCTTCGCCTCCATAGAAAACATAAAGGATTACATGTTTACAGAAACCAGTGCCATGACCGTTCATTGATTCCCTAACTGGGTATATGAAATTATCGTTTCTACACCAGACAAAGTGTTGTTTTAAGTTGCATCCATCAATGAGATCCAACATGGCCTCCTACTCCGGCTACCTTTTGTCTCTCCTGTGCAAAGAACCTATGTATACTGTTGACTTTTTATTACCCGACCATCCTAAAATATGAAATATTTGATAAGTTCTCATAGTGATCACATCGCTTTCCATTGTGTCATTTGAACACCCTGTTTGCAGAACAGTAAGAACAATGCTGAGACATGGGTTGAAGTGAAAGCTTATTGTGGTCTGATACTGGCAGTAAATACTCGTCTCTTTGCACAATTCTAATATTTATGTATCTGTTTCCAGTCATACAATAAATCAAGTCAGTACATGCGGTCATAGAATAGTTATCACAATCGTACCATGAGATAAGCTTCTCTAGACTCTGGTAATAGGGTTATACCAGGAGTGGGGTAAGAACCAATGCGGATAAAACATCCATTAGATCTGAAGTCCAATACCTAAACCAAGTGGCAATCCTGGTGGAAGCCaaaactcataccaggagtggggtacAGACCCCGGATGCTCCATTGAGTAAggacttagaatcatagaatgttagagttggaagggacctcctgggtcatctggcccaaccccctgatcaatgcaggattcaataagccatctcagacagatgtctgtaaggttatacacatgggaagaaggaatcaatatcaccattacacactgaatgggaaaccactgggtaaatctgacagggagaaggacttggggatcctagttaatgataaacttacctggagcagccagtgccaggcagcagctgccaaggcaaacaggatcatggggtgcattaaaagaggtctggatacacatgatgagagcattatactgcctctgtacaaatccctagttagaccgcacatggagtactgtgtctagttttgggcaccggtgctcaggaaggatataatggaactagagagagtacaaaggagggcaacaaaattaataatggggatgggagaactacaatacccagatagattagcgaaattaggattatttagtctagaaaaaagacgactgaggggcgatctaataaccatgtataagtatataagggaacaatacaaatatctcgctgaggatctgtttataccaaggaaggtgacgggcacaagggggcattctttgtgtttggaggagagaaggtttttccaccaacatagaagaggattctttactgttagggcagtgagaatctggaattgcttgcctgaggaggtggtgatggcgaactcagtcgaggggttcaagagaggcctggatgtcttcctggagcagaacaatattgtatcatacaattaggttctgtagaaggacgtagatctggggatttattatgatggaatataggctgaactggatggacaaatgtcttttttcggccttactaactatgttactatgttactagtaacatagttagtaaggccgaaaaaagacatttgtccatccagttcagttaatatgtctgtccggcctctgtttgaagacttccattgaaggagaactcaccacctctcgtgaccacttgttctactcattgatcaccctcacttaaGACCCTATGAATAAGTATCTGTGTGGATTCAGCCCCACTTTTAGTATTAGGTCTAGTAATAGGTTGTTATTTTAAGTGTGGTGACCACTTGATGGACCAAATACGTCTCTTCTAGGGCATTTAGGTGTGATCCATAGAGGCTTCACCACCAGACTTCTTACCAATATGTTGAATGAGGAAACATTGGACCTCCATGGATCCTTCATTAGTAATCCAAGCATGAATAGAGCTGCAGCTCAGACACATGCAAGCTCTGAATCCTTCTGTTGGAAGGTAGGGATATTGGGGGTTCTCAAAGTAGTCCAAAAATGTTTTAAACTCCCCCTAAACCTTTTTAAGCTAGATCAGGCAAAAACTGACAGATCTCTTGGCCACTAACAGAGAACCGATGCTGTCATCGTGCTGGCACAGTATTTTTCCCATTTGATAACGTTTTTCCATTAGCCTTCCCCCTAGGATCCTCACTGAAAAGCTAAATAAAGTGACAACAGAGCCCCAACGAGTGCTCATCCCACTATGTCTTTTACTGTACTCCTGCCCAGTTCCCAGCCGAAACCTGAAGCACTCCATCAATTTCTGGTTCCTCTTAGTTGGGCTGATCGTTGGGGTCCAAAAAGGCAGAATCCCAGGAATCACAAATTGTACACCTCTTTAAAGAGACAGGTCTAAAGTGGGCAGCTTTTTGTTTCTTCTGTTATTCCTTCTCCTCCCCTGAACATTTGggattgtgtttgtttttaatCTTCCATATGGTTTCAGAGACATGGGCGTTTTTATCTATTgctaatttttatgatctttaccaAGGCGTGTGcctcacaggatcctcaggggcgtgtctttaggctgctgagCTTTATTATTCTTTGAGTCACACCCACCTACTAGATGCATTAAaaaatagcactaaataaaaagcccCACACCTCTGAAATTATatagcggatttaaaaaaaaatcaaaaaccatAATACTCAGAGGAGCAgctggaataaaataagagcaaatatTGAACACTTCTAACCCGATGCCAATGTcctttaaaaaataaagattagatTTTAAATGTTGCATAACAGTTTATGTAATATACATTAAAAGACAATGAATTACATAGGTAACATAAGTTTAAcatattttataatattttttttaatgcgcACTGTAATTTACATAGCATAGCTCTGGACTAATAATGGATTATAAAATAGATGTTGGAGCTGCTCTAATGAAATGGATGTATGGCGACCTTGTATCCATTCATTGTCCTCCTACTCATCTCTTCTAACTGTGTTTTCCTTGGAATATGGAGTGATATGCTTATAATATAGAAATAAATGTATTACCAGCAGGATCAGACCAGGGCACCCTGCACCTTCCCTGCCAACACAGGAGCGATCACAGTTATTAGAATACTAAGTATCTATCTATTCTCTGTATATCTATTATCAATATATGTTATataatctattatctgtctatcatctattatctatatctatcatctatctatcatctatctattttctatctattatctatctatctattatctatctattatctatctattatctatctattatgtatctattatctatctattatctgttatttatctattatctatctatcatctatctattatctatctatctatctatctatctattatctattatctatctatctattatctattatctatctattatctatctatctattatctatctatctatctattatctattaattatctatctatctattatctgatatctctctatctatctattatctttctattatctattatctatctatctattatctatctattatatatctatttgttatctatctatctatcatctattatctatctatctatcatctattatctgatatctctctattatctatctatcatctatctatctatctattactgtatctctctattatctatctatctattatctatctattatctatctatctatctattatctatctatcatctatctatctatctattactgtatctctctattatctatctatctatctattatctatctaatatctatctatctatctattatctatctatctatctatctatctatctatctatctattatctctctatctattatctatctatctattatctatctattatctctctctatctatctatctatctatctatctatctatctatctattatctatctatctattatctatctatctatctatctatctattatctatctatcatctatctatcatctatctatctatctatctatctatctatctatctatctaatatctatctattatctatctatgtatctatctatctattatctatctattatctctctatctatctattatctatctatctatctattatttatctatctatctattatctatctattatctatctattatctctctatctattatctctctatctattatctatctatctattatctatctattatctctctctctctatctatctattatctatctatctatctattatctattatctatctatcatctatctatctatctatctatctaatatctatctattatctatctatctatctatctatctatctattatctatctattatctctctatctatctatctatctattatctatctatctatctattatttatctatctatctattatctatctattatctatctatctatctatcatctatctattatctatctatctaatatctatctattatctatctaatatctatctatctatctattatctatcatctatctatctatctatttatctattatctatctattatctattatctatctattatctatctattatctatctattatctctcaatctattatttattatctatctatctatcatctatctatctatctatctattatctatctattatctattatctatctattatctattatctatctattatctatctattatctctctatctatctatctatctatctattatctatctatctattatttatctatctatctattatctatctattatctatctatcatttatctattatctatctatctaatatctatctatctattatctatctattatctatctaatatctatctatctatctattatctatctatcatctatctatctatttatctattatctatctattatctattatctatctattatctatctattatctctctatctattatctattatctatctatctatctatctatctatctatctatctatctatctattatctatctattatctatctattatctattatctatctattatctatctattatctctctatctattatctatctatctatctatctattatctatctatttattatctatctatctatctatctatctatctatctatctattatctatctatctattatctatctatctattatctattatctatctatctatctattatctatctatctattatctatctattatctatctatctattatctatctatctattatctatctatctatctattatctattatctatctatctatctattatctatctatctattatctatctattatctatctatctattatctatctatctattatctatctattatctatctattatctctctatctattatctatctattatctattatctatctatctattatctattatctatctatctattatctctctatctattatctctctatctattatctctctatctattatctatctatctattatctatctattatctattatctatctatctatctattatctattatctatctatctattatctctctatctattatctctctatctattatctctctatctataatctatcatctCTCTTCCACCAGTCTCATATCTATCACGTCACTATCAGCACTTTCTGAGTACTTGCGGACTTTACCTTCCAGCAGTGAGGATGATCCGGGCTTGGTACAATCTTCTCTGTGCAGTTTGGTTATATCATTCTTAGCCTCTATGATGAGTCCCTGTGACAATGATATATTCTGTGCGACGttcactatatactgtacacgttGTATCTTTCATCCTTTAGTTTCGCACCTTTTTATAGATGTGGTTTTGTAGCAGCTGAAGCCACAATACGTGACTGCAACAAGTAAATACGAAAGTAAAAGGTGCAGATTATTATCATGCAAAGTGCAGCCACACGAGGACACAAGCCGTAATAGCGCGAGGAGAGGTAGAAGCGCTCTGTGACCAACGGGTTGTTTTTTTTAGAGTTTTCCACTACTTTAGCAGCAGTTTGTTCTCTTCTTTTTAGCTTCATAGCTGCCCTTCCATTATGATGTGCGCTTGGTAACTTTTTTCTTGGCCGATGTATCCACAGATATCTGCTGACAGATGACCAGCTTTAAAAAAAACCATAATTTTGCAACCCTTTGAGGGAGATATTTATCCTATACGTGTCCTCCAAGCAGTTGTGATGACACTGAAAATGAGCCATTTTTAACTATAGAGCTAAGCAGTAAGGCAACACGCTCTTACAGGAGTAAACCAGACACATGGGCAACCTGGGCAGCTGAACAGGGGCCCTTTCAGAAATGGGGCTCAAAACCAAAATACTGTATCTTTGCCTGTACTGTCTACTGAGCTATTTTCAGGGGATTGTATCCAATGCTGTCACACACGCAGGTGATGCACGTGGTTCATAGATCCACTTTGCCTCAAGGCCAGGCTTAtctggggggggcgggggggggtcatagctaagtggctacctggtgttcactagagcctctgatggtggacTCAAGCTTGAGCTGCTGGTATCCACTGCTAGGCAGACCCCAGTACTGCATCTGCTGACCCAACAGGACCACGGTCATGGACTCTGAGTC
Encoded here:
- the LOC138651311 gene encoding probable G-protein coupled receptor 33; protein product: MMGNFSNNNTINEENFKVFSTSSIICLPFLLITFLFGLVINALHLWILCFRMRRNLNIIWFSHLILCNLIFIFIIPFLAVMLLYSPHWVLGEFMCKFLNFLLSLSMYGSVFFLTIISVDRYWLVFHPHFYRKHMHAHKSSVICLLLWGLAFLCGSPYLAFRRVRHEKNITICYNDYALTGKQDLVYETKVKWIMLFLRLLGGFFIPLVIITICYLKIAFKIKKENFTKSKKPYKIITVAIISFFISWTPYHLSYGMSIEKGSFGKTTLQALKVFATISACFNACFTPILYLFIVEKFKNIFKKSIVSIFQAVLNDAFLKSTDNRSEPCSMSVRKCESNENTL